A DNA window from Guyparkeria halophila contains the following coding sequences:
- a CDS encoding inositol monophosphatase family protein has protein sequence MPPLRPADHSSVIQLVQKTASQHLLDGGTQAADRKSDGSWVTTTDHAMQLDLQVGLAKRFPAHGFLGEEMSAAEQEAAWRECLDGRPTWVVDPLDGTSNFRLGFPVFSVTVALLVGGKAQFGVVYDPSRDECFHAVRGEGSWLNGETLSLANEPKQPLKSCLATVDFKRLPRTVAAHLACDPPYASQRSIGSVALDWCWVAAHRVQVYVHGKQKLWDYAAGQLILHEAGGASADLEGEIDYLDRPLEPLPRSAVAATHVELLEDWLEELKAES, from the coding sequence ATGCCCCCGCTCAGACCCGCCGACCATTCGTCGGTAATCCAACTCGTCCAAAAAACCGCCAGCCAGCACCTGCTCGACGGAGGCACACAAGCAGCCGATCGCAAAAGCGACGGCAGCTGGGTCACCACCACCGATCACGCCATGCAGCTGGACCTGCAGGTGGGGCTGGCCAAACGGTTCCCGGCGCATGGCTTTCTCGGCGAAGAGATGTCGGCCGCCGAGCAGGAGGCCGCCTGGCGCGAGTGCCTGGACGGGCGACCGACGTGGGTGGTCGATCCGCTCGACGGCACCAGCAATTTTCGCCTGGGCTTCCCGGTGTTCTCGGTCACCGTGGCCCTGCTGGTCGGTGGCAAGGCCCAGTTCGGCGTGGTCTATGACCCCAGCCGGGACGAGTGCTTCCACGCCGTCCGCGGCGAGGGGAGTTGGCTGAACGGGGAAACCTTGTCGCTTGCCAACGAGCCGAAACAACCGTTGAAAAGCTGTCTGGCGACGGTGGATTTCAAGCGACTGCCGCGCACCGTGGCTGCGCACCTGGCCTGCGACCCGCCCTACGCCTCGCAGCGTTCGATCGGGTCGGTGGCGTTGGACTGGTGCTGGGTGGCAGCGCATCGCGTGCAGGTGTACGTGCATGGCAAGCAGAAACTTTGGGACTATGCCGCTGGCCAGCTGATCCTGCACGAGGCGGGCGGGGCATCCGCCGATCTGGAGGGCGAGATCGATTACCTCGACCGGCCGCTCGAGCCGCTGCCGCGGTCAGCGGTGGCGGCGACGCATGTGGAGTTGCTGGAGGATTGGCTGGAAGAGCTGAAAGCCGAGAGCTGA
- a CDS encoding GspH/FimT family pseudopilin, translating into MTRIRAPQRLVSRSSGFSLIELMVTIAVAAVLLTIAIPSFRNLILSNELTTISNEWVAAVNYARSEAIKRGGPAVVCGANANEGGANDLSNGCAGTLGEVRARPAGSATDRVVVRAEITNEVPDGVTVGSTQSVRFGGDGVGRLPTGTAPHTGLIVDVSTPDLDAGNHRCVYLTTGTTLTSCTVTGACPNAEPDPCNP; encoded by the coding sequence ATGACACGAATACGCGCTCCGCAACGACTGGTGAGTCGATCGTCCGGCTTCAGCTTGATCGAGTTGATGGTCACGATCGCCGTGGCCGCCGTGCTTCTGACGATCGCGATCCCGAGTTTTCGGAACCTGATTCTTTCAAACGAGTTGACCACGATCAGTAACGAATGGGTGGCCGCGGTCAATTACGCACGATCCGAGGCGATCAAGCGCGGCGGGCCAGCAGTCGTCTGCGGGGCTAACGCCAATGAGGGGGGCGCGAACGATCTCAGCAACGGCTGTGCCGGCACGTTGGGCGAGGTGCGTGCCCGGCCGGCCGGCTCAGCAACTGATCGTGTCGTGGTTCGTGCCGAGATTACGAATGAAGTACCGGACGGCGTCACGGTGGGCTCGACGCAGAGCGTGCGTTTCGGTGGTGACGGTGTTGGGCGGTTGCCGACCGGTACCGCGCCGCACACCGGCCTGATCGTTGATGTTTCAACCCCTGACCTTGACGCGGGGAACCATCGCTGTGTCTACCTGACCACCGGTACCACCCTGACCTCCTGCACCGTCACCGGAGCATGCCCGAATGCCGAGCCTGACCCCTGCAATCCGTAG
- the pilV gene encoding type IV pilus modification protein PilV, which yields MPSLTPAIRSAARQSGVGLIEILIAVLILSVGFLGMAALQSKALSNNNSAMARSMGTIASYSILDAMRIDPDGVEAGNYEGADVEVPANGNCAVGGGDLAGVNLQNWCQELAELVGPGTTGTITALGGGNYRITIEFDDSRATGGEDAETLVTQAKL from the coding sequence ATGCCGAGCCTGACCCCTGCAATCCGTAGCGCCGCCCGTCAATCCGGCGTCGGCTTGATCGAGATTTTGATCGCGGTACTGATCCTGTCCGTCGGTTTTCTCGGGATGGCTGCGCTCCAATCGAAAGCGCTGAGCAACAACAACAGCGCCATGGCGAGAAGCATGGGTACGATCGCGAGCTATTCCATTCTCGATGCCATGCGTATCGATCCGGACGGAGTCGAGGCAGGCAATTATGAGGGTGCCGACGTTGAGGTGCCGGCCAATGGTAATTGCGCTGTTGGCGGTGGCGACTTGGCTGGGGTGAACTTGCAGAATTGGTGTCAGGAATTGGCCGAGCTGGTCGGCCCCGGCACTACCGGCACGATAACCGCGTTGGGTGGTGGTAATTACCGGATCACGATTGAGTTCGACGACAGTCGTGCGACTGGCGGGGAAGACGCGGAAACCCTCGTGACACAGGCCAAATTATGA
- a CDS encoding PilW family protein, translating into MIISRDSRRGQFPGSGRRLGGFTLVELMIALVLGLLVIAGVGSVFIANKDAYRTNEALSQVQDASRTAFEFVARDVREAGSNPCGAANVASVLDSPSSDWLDWSQPFRGFDDVTDIDGLPGAGEIGEPVDEHALRLGKAEDSGIALEAVTGPRANITLESATSQISDGDILMVCDADKATIFQTTNYNSNNTTLVHNTGGSYTPGNLTKCLNHPVPQLVSGGNCTTLSPTSYLVVPTNTVWYIGTNAAGTRSLFRSRNFQSTAPVPEEMVRGVEGMEIEYHRSGEDVFETATQVDAVGGGWEQVDAARITLTVRSRGLNPSDPDFGSSTDRERLQRDFSTTIAIRNRLGG; encoded by the coding sequence ATGATTATTTCCCGTGATTCCAGGCGCGGTCAATTCCCAGGCAGTGGGCGGCGTCTGGGAGGCTTTACCCTGGTCGAATTGATGATTGCCCTGGTGCTGGGCCTCCTGGTGATTGCCGGTGTGGGGAGCGTCTTCATTGCGAACAAGGACGCCTACCGAACGAATGAAGCGCTCTCCCAGGTTCAGGACGCGTCGCGTACCGCATTTGAGTTTGTCGCTCGTGATGTGCGCGAAGCGGGCTCGAATCCTTGTGGTGCGGCGAACGTTGCCAGTGTGCTCGACTCGCCGTCGAGCGACTGGCTGGATTGGAGTCAACCGTTTCGGGGCTTCGACGATGTGACCGACATCGACGGACTCCCCGGCGCGGGCGAAATTGGCGAGCCTGTCGACGAGCATGCGCTCCGGCTGGGCAAGGCGGAAGATTCGGGGATAGCGCTAGAGGCGGTGACCGGGCCGCGCGCCAACATCACGCTCGAGTCGGCAACCAGCCAGATTTCCGATGGCGATATTCTCATGGTCTGCGACGCCGACAAGGCGACGATCTTTCAGACCACGAATTACAACTCGAACAATACGACGCTCGTGCACAACACGGGCGGATCCTACACCCCGGGCAACCTCACCAAGTGTCTCAATCATCCGGTCCCCCAACTGGTTAGTGGCGGGAATTGCACGACTCTCAGTCCGACGTCCTACCTCGTCGTTCCGACCAACACGGTCTGGTACATCGGGACGAACGCGGCCGGCACGAGATCGCTTTTCCGCTCGCGGAATTTCCAGAGTACGGCCCCGGTGCCGGAAGAAATGGTCCGAGGAGTCGAGGGGATGGAGATCGAGTATCACCGCAGTGGTGAGGACGTCTTTGAAACCGCGACGCAGGTTGATGCTGTGGGTGGCGGTTGGGAGCAGGTTGATGCTGCAAGGATCACCTTGACCGTTCGTAGCCGTGGCCTGAACCCGAGTGATCCCGATTTCGGGTCCAGTACCGATCGAGAGCGCTTGCAACGCGATTTCTCCACAACGATCGCGATTCGAAACCGCTTGGGTGGATGA
- a CDS encoding pilus assembly PilX family protein: MIVQRTDRLTRKTSSRQRGVALVIALVLLIAVTLVGLAGIRGTTLQEKMSSNSFDRETAFQAAEAAMEVAATRLTSDLVTFETAVNTYAELDCTNRLCAINPGQDVPAAAWFDVTDGVGDTNFSARDSAIRPQFVVQDMGSCATGVGGGNFVGTTDQNEAGGGAGTYFNDTGQCFRITARAIDPALEIDGADVNADRAQVILQATYRL, translated from the coding sequence ATGATTGTGCAGAGAACAGACCGACTCACCCGCAAGACATCGTCCAGGCAGCGAGGTGTGGCATTGGTGATAGCGCTCGTGTTGCTGATCGCCGTCACCCTGGTTGGTCTGGCGGGTATCCGTGGGACGACGCTTCAGGAGAAGATGTCGAGTAACAGTTTTGATCGAGAAACGGCCTTCCAGGCAGCCGAGGCGGCGATGGAAGTCGCTGCGACGCGCCTCACCTCGGACTTGGTTACCTTCGAGACCGCGGTTAACACCTATGCCGAGCTGGATTGCACCAATCGTCTCTGTGCAATCAATCCGGGGCAGGATGTGCCCGCTGCCGCTTGGTTCGACGTGACCGACGGGGTGGGCGATACCAATTTCTCCGCGCGGGATTCCGCTATCCGTCCGCAGTTTGTCGTTCAGGATATGGGTAGTTGTGCCACCGGTGTGGGTGGCGGGAATTTCGTCGGCACGACCGACCAGAACGAAGCCGGCGGTGGCGCGGGCACGTATTTCAACGACACCGGCCAGTGCTTCCGTATCACGGCCCGGGCCATTGACCCGGCGCTGGAGATCGACGGCGCTGACGTCAACGCAGACCGTGCGCAGGTCATTTTGCAAGCGACCTATCGATTGTGA
- a CDS encoding pilus assembly protein — MNILSWLSVVSRRGPLGFLLGLSLSVMTGVSAAAVDVDQSPLIVSEPLPPNIVLLHDDSGSMARNYMPDGLSSAESVSQDPAENGVYYDPDARYPAPPTAAGGAYPDIDSFPWAPTDVFASASVANVESYTSRFDYWTWVNYSGDCPNSTDESGRHEGYCYRSDRPGSIEDEFAFRDPDNGLYYYYGGGWRQVFTYRVNGDSYYVTGSCDRMPADEGSRCSDSAADKQNVANWFTYYRTRELAAKSGIMSAFGALDPSFRFGFGAINDSNSGDLGSGQFSYYMRVKEVEPFGDGASGTQRARFWNWLEGVGANGGTPLRRALDTAGRYYQTSQPWAEDGEEYSCRQSYSILVSDGYWSGSRPSNRMNRSDNTSTDNYDAVDPFVGGNDDDGNATLADVANYYWKTDLRDNTNDSGQDNRVPATPNDPATWQHMTTFTVGLGLSVTGLGATQSELFDWARNGDQDAIDSWSGWPTPGDGGGQGEPENVSDMLHAAINGHGDFFSARNPQEFAAGLRAALAAIDSQRSAGGSQTVSNLQSGETLVDGSRAYSATYFTSQWTGELTARGYNEDTEQFDQVLWNGAGGIPAHGSRNIWTTVDGQGSTPTASAKFLAGQLDNDQVDALINNVGNGIAVDEATIVNYLRGDRTEEGNDLRQRINLLGDIVTSTPVSIGTPDPGVFGDSQFDGIDEYQAFVTAQADRDTLVYIAANDGMLHAFDAETGEEVFAFIPGSVLSQTGEAALSRLANPEYGIVDPVDGDQPVPHQYFHDGEMTTQNVYLDGEWKTVLVGTTGRGQSRTVYALDITDPSVLTDSDSAGDAILWERSAGDGESNDDYIGMALGRPTISLVQGNGSNTEWVVHVGNGPNSESDQAALLQFDLEDGDLTVYDAGSATNNGLAAPYVIQTDAIDGLSDYAFAGDLQGNLWQFPLSASGGTAERIFVAEDDDGNAQPISARMLAAKNASDGTIWAFFGTGRFLSRDDITDTSVQTWYGLRVMGPDGGPAIVDDTTGRNDLQERTIVAEETVGGNVGRATSTGSAADLAADDDAGWYMDLVSPVEGEEGERIVYTTQLIAGRLVVNTLIPKADDPCDTLPAGALMIVEPFSGANPNTRLLDVNGDGVIGDDELSSGGVYFNGIRFDVGLAGALTAAKDSDGNLKLLGGDLAGDDVNLEMSGGASGTMQRLNWRELYID; from the coding sequence ATGAATATCCTGTCCTGGCTGTCAGTCGTCTCTCGCCGCGGCCCGTTGGGCTTCTTGCTCGGCCTCTCGTTATCGGTCATGACTGGCGTATCGGCGGCCGCGGTCGACGTCGACCAGAGCCCGTTGATCGTCAGTGAGCCTCTGCCTCCCAATATCGTGCTGCTGCATGACGACTCCGGGTCAATGGCTCGGAATTACATGCCGGATGGGTTGTCGAGTGCTGAGTCGGTCAGCCAAGACCCTGCGGAGAATGGGGTTTATTACGACCCTGATGCCAGATACCCGGCTCCGCCCACGGCCGCGGGCGGCGCTTATCCTGATATTGATTCGTTTCCGTGGGCCCCTACGGATGTGTTCGCCTCCGCATCCGTTGCAAACGTCGAAAGCTACACCAGTCGATTTGATTATTGGACCTGGGTTAACTATTCAGGCGATTGCCCAAACTCTACTGATGAGAGTGGGCGTCATGAGGGTTATTGCTATAGGAGTGACCGGCCGGGATCAATTGAGGATGAGTTTGCTTTTCGAGATCCCGACAACGGTCTCTATTATTATTACGGAGGTGGCTGGCGTCAGGTCTTCACCTACCGAGTTAATGGTGACTCCTATTACGTGACGGGCTCCTGTGATCGTATGCCTGCCGACGAGGGGTCGCGCTGCTCCGACTCCGCGGCCGACAAGCAAAATGTGGCCAACTGGTTCACTTACTACCGTACGCGTGAATTGGCGGCTAAAAGTGGAATTATGTCGGCCTTTGGTGCTCTGGATCCATCGTTCCGGTTTGGTTTCGGTGCGATTAACGATTCAAACTCGGGCGATTTGGGCTCAGGCCAGTTTTCTTATTATATGAGGGTAAAAGAGGTCGAGCCATTCGGTGACGGTGCCAGTGGCACACAGAGAGCGCGGTTCTGGAATTGGCTTGAAGGTGTCGGCGCGAATGGAGGGACGCCTTTAAGGCGGGCACTGGATACGGCCGGTCGCTACTACCAGACCTCGCAGCCCTGGGCTGAAGACGGTGAGGAGTATTCCTGCCGACAGTCTTACTCGATCCTGGTTTCTGATGGGTATTGGAGTGGTTCTCGGCCATCCAATCGAATGAATCGGTCCGATAATACTTCGACGGATAACTACGACGCCGTTGATCCATTCGTTGGTGGGAACGACGACGATGGGAATGCGACGCTGGCGGACGTGGCGAACTACTATTGGAAAACCGACCTGCGAGACAATACGAACGATTCCGGCCAGGATAACCGCGTTCCGGCCACGCCCAACGACCCGGCGACGTGGCAGCACATGACCACCTTTACCGTTGGTCTTGGCTTGAGTGTGACGGGGTTGGGCGCCACGCAGTCGGAATTGTTCGATTGGGCGCGCAATGGCGATCAGGACGCCATCGATAGCTGGAGTGGTTGGCCGACTCCCGGTGATGGCGGTGGCCAGGGCGAGCCCGAGAACGTCAGCGACATGCTCCACGCGGCTATCAACGGTCATGGTGACTTCTTCTCCGCGCGCAATCCGCAGGAATTCGCCGCCGGCCTGCGAGCCGCGCTTGCGGCTATCGATAGCCAGCGATCCGCCGGCGGGAGTCAGACGGTCTCGAATCTGCAGTCGGGCGAGACATTGGTCGATGGCTCTCGCGCGTACTCCGCAACGTATTTCACGAGTCAGTGGACCGGTGAGTTGACGGCGCGGGGCTACAACGAGGATACCGAACAGTTTGATCAGGTCTTGTGGAACGGTGCGGGCGGAATACCGGCGCACGGGAGTCGAAACATCTGGACCACGGTCGATGGGCAAGGTAGTACGCCGACCGCTTCCGCTAAGTTCTTGGCAGGGCAACTTGATAATGATCAGGTTGATGCGCTGATTAACAATGTTGGCAATGGCATCGCGGTCGATGAAGCGACAATCGTCAATTACCTCCGTGGTGACCGGACCGAAGAGGGCAATGACCTTAGGCAACGGATCAACCTGCTTGGCGACATTGTGACCTCGACCCCCGTTTCGATCGGCACGCCTGATCCGGGTGTGTTCGGTGACAGCCAGTTTGACGGCATTGACGAATATCAGGCTTTCGTCACCGCGCAGGCGGATCGCGACACGTTGGTGTATATCGCGGCGAATGACGGGATGTTGCACGCCTTCGATGCCGAAACGGGCGAGGAGGTGTTTGCCTTTATCCCGGGGTCGGTGTTGAGTCAGACGGGCGAAGCCGCACTCAGCCGATTGGCTAATCCCGAGTACGGGATTGTGGATCCCGTTGATGGCGATCAACCGGTCCCCCACCAGTATTTCCATGATGGCGAGATGACCACGCAGAACGTGTATCTCGATGGCGAATGGAAAACGGTTCTGGTGGGAACGACCGGCCGCGGTCAGTCACGAACCGTATATGCCCTCGACATCACCGACCCGTCGGTGTTGACGGACTCCGATTCTGCCGGCGATGCGATTCTGTGGGAGCGATCGGCTGGTGATGGCGAATCGAACGATGATTACATTGGCATGGCCCTGGGGCGCCCGACGATCTCCCTGGTGCAGGGTAATGGCAGCAACACCGAGTGGGTTGTGCATGTGGGTAACGGTCCCAACAGTGAATCGGATCAAGCGGCCTTGTTGCAGTTCGACCTCGAGGACGGTGATCTAACCGTCTATGACGCAGGAAGCGCGACGAACAATGGCCTGGCTGCCCCGTACGTGATCCAGACCGATGCTATTGACGGCTTGAGTGACTACGCCTTTGCCGGTGACCTGCAGGGGAATCTCTGGCAGTTCCCGTTGAGCGCCAGCGGCGGTACGGCCGAGCGTATTTTCGTGGCCGAGGATGATGACGGCAACGCCCAGCCCATTTCGGCACGCATGCTGGCGGCGAAGAACGCCAGCGACGGCACGATTTGGGCGTTCTTCGGCACGGGGAGATTCCTGTCCCGCGATGACATCACGGACACAAGCGTGCAGACCTGGTACGGCTTGCGCGTGATGGGACCGGATGGCGGTCCGGCCATCGTTGACGACACGACGGGGCGCAATGATCTGCAAGAACGCACGATCGTGGCCGAGGAGACAGTAGGAGGCAACGTTGGACGAGCGACCAGCACCGGGTCGGCAGCCGATCTGGCTGCGGACGACGATGCCGGCTGGTACATGGACCTGGTGTCGCCGGTTGAAGGTGAAGAGGGCGAACGCATCGTCTACACCACGCAGTTGATTGCCGGGCGTCTGGTGGTCAATACCCTCATCCCGAAAGCCGATGACCCCTGTGACACCTTGCCTGCCGGTGCGCTGATGATTGTCGAACCATTCAGCGGAGCAAACCCGAATACGCGTCTACTTGATGTGAATGGTGATGGCGTGATTGGTGACGATGAGCTGTCTTCCGGCGGCGTCTACTTCAACGGCATTCGGTTCGATGTAGGGCTTGCGGGTGCCTTGACGGCGGCCAAAGACAGTGATGGCAATCTGAAGCTGCTGGGTGGCGATCTTGCTGGCGACGATGTGAATCTGGAGATGTCTGGCGGAGCGAGCGGCACGATGCAGCGGCTGAATTGGCGTGAGCTTTACATTGACTGA
- a CDS encoding type IV pilin protein — MSKESTVWNSRPVASQKTIRGFTLIELMIVVAIIGIIAAIAYPSYIDSVVKTKRAAAAACLSEQANYMERFYTTNLRYDQDQDGNDNPLDDGSLTLECMSNQQTGGDYTYTVGNLTRSTYTLTATPQEPQLSRDDCGALTLDQAGTRGAADDVDVCW, encoded by the coding sequence ATGAGCAAGGAATCGACCGTCTGGAATAGTCGCCCGGTGGCTTCTCAAAAGACGATTCGGGGCTTCACCCTGATCGAGCTGATGATCGTCGTGGCGATCATCGGCATCATCGCGGCGATCGCCTACCCGTCCTACATCGATTCGGTGGTCAAGACGAAGCGCGCCGCGGCGGCGGCCTGTCTTTCGGAGCAGGCCAATTACATGGAGCGGTTCTATACCACCAACCTTCGCTACGATCAGGATCAGGACGGTAACGACAACCCGCTTGATGACGGCTCGCTAACGCTGGAATGTATGAGTAATCAGCAGACTGGGGGCGATTACACCTACACGGTCGGGAATCTCACGCGTTCGACCTACACGCTCACCGCGACGCCGCAAGAGCCGCAGTTAAGCCGGGATGACTGCGGTGCGTTGACGCTCGACCAGGCGGGCACGCGTGGCGCGGCCGATGACGTGGATGTCTGCTGGTAG
- a CDS encoding GspH/FimT family pseudopilin, with translation MLKEERATPTGVALPVCRLAACRTNEGGFSLIELMIAVALTAILLSIAIPAFSSMMAQNQLAAATNAARGALMAARQSAVTKGRPVSLCAGTPDSGCSGDWSAGEWVVFDDADHSGDIDADERVVRHGRVPALGDTVRLDANGPLRTALVYVPMGHAERVSGAFGAGRLRVCAATDLAPNARELVISASGRVRLQSVDFDGACPEL, from the coding sequence ATGCTCAAGGAAGAGCGTGCGACCCCGACGGGGGTCGCTTTGCCTGTTTGCCGGCTGGCTGCCTGTCGCACCAATGAGGGCGGTTTCTCCCTGATCGAGTTGATGATCGCCGTCGCCCTGACGGCGATCCTGCTGTCGATCGCCATCCCTGCGTTCTCCTCGATGATGGCCCAGAACCAGTTGGCGGCGGCGACCAATGCCGCGCGTGGGGCATTGATGGCCGCGAGGCAGTCGGCAGTCACCAAGGGGCGGCCCGTCTCGCTCTGTGCCGGAACGCCCGATTCGGGATGCTCGGGCGACTGGTCGGCTGGTGAATGGGTGGTCTTCGACGACGCCGATCACAGCGGCGATATCGATGCCGACGAGCGGGTCGTGCGTCATGGTCGGGTGCCAGCCTTGGGTGACACGGTGCGTCTGGATGCCAACGGCCCGTTGCGAACGGCGTTGGTGTATGTGCCGATGGGACATGCCGAGCGTGTCAGCGGCGCGTTCGGTGCCGGGCGCCTGCGCGTGTGCGCCGCGACCGATCTGGCGCCCAATGCCCGCGAACTGGTGATTTCGGCGAGTGGCCGAGTTCGGCTGCAATCGGTCGATTTCGACGGGGCGTGTCCCGAGCTGTGA